One window of the Rosa rugosa chromosome 3, drRosRugo1.1, whole genome shotgun sequence genome contains the following:
- the LOC133741341 gene encoding uncharacterized protein LOC133741341, whose protein sequence is MKHQQSSSSSPSQSSEAVPSSSSSSSSTVTTDQSHPATSNSASAAEKPLPIPEAAAEDLAVGSRDGGGAQETVTVDRRGEYSAVCRWTVQNFPRIKARALWSKYFEVGGYDCRLLIYPKGDSQALPGYISIYLQIMDPRGTSSSKWDCFASYRLAIVNVADDSKTIHRDSWHRFSSKKKSHGWCDFTRSSTVFDSKLGYLFNSDSVLITADILILNESVNFTRDNNNELQSSAGSMMSSSVVASPVSDVLSGKFTWKVHNFSLFKDMIKTQKIMSPVFPAGECNLRISVYQSTVNAVEYLSMCLESKDTDKTVVLSDRSCWCLFRMSVLNQKPGSNHIHRDSYGRFAADNKSGDNTSLGWNDYMKMSDFVGPESGFLADDTAVFSTSFHVIKEFSSFSKNGGLTAGRSGSGARKLDGHMGKFTWRIENFTKLKDLLKKRKITGLCIKSRRFQIGNRDCRLIVYPRGQSQPPCHLSVFLEVTDSRNTASDWSCFVSHRLSVVNQKMEEKSVTKESQNRYSKAAKDWGWREFVTLTSLFDQDSGFLVQDTVVFSAEVLILKETSIMQDLIDQDTESATQIDKNVKRSSFTWKVENFLSFKEIMETRKIFSKFFQAGGCELRIGVYESFDTICIYLESDQSVGSDLDKNFWVRYRMAVVNQKNPAKTVWKESSICTKTWNNSVLQFMKVSDMLEADAGFLVRDTVVFVCEILDCCPWFEFSDLEVFASEDDQDALTTDPDELVDSEDSEGIGGDEEDIFRNLLSRAGFHLTYGDNPSQPQVTLREKLLMDAGAIAGFLTGLRVYLDDPAKVKRLLLPTKLSGSGDGMKVLKNDESSPSLMNLLMGVKVLQQAIIDLLLDIMVECCQPTEGSCNGDLSDGSSKTPDGSGAASLLQSDRENGATESVHCPVYERLDASVDESTSASAVQSSDMHGVGIPGKTLPGQPICPPETSAGASENVSLRSKTKWPEQSEELLGLIVNSLRALDGAVPQGCPEPRRRPQSAQKIALVLDKAPKHLQPDLVSLVPKLVEHSEHPLAAFALIERLQKPDAELALRTPVFGALSQLDCGSEVWERVLSQSLEFLSDSNDEPLAATIDFIFKAASQCQHLPEAVRSVRVRLKNLGVDVSPCVLELLSRTVNSWGDVAETILRDIDCDDDFGDSCSTMHSGLFLFGEHGPCSERFHLVDEQAFRPCHHFSDIYILIEMLSIPCLAVEASQTFERAVARGAIVAHSVAMVLERRLAQRLNLDARFVAESFQQTDLVVEGEASEQLRVQQDDFTSVLGLAETLALSRDPCVKGFVKMLYTLLFKWYADESYRGRILKRLVDRATSTTDSSREIDLDFDILVTLASEEQEIVRPVLSMMREVAELANVDRAALWHQLCASEDEIIRMREERKAETANMAREKAVILQKLSESEATNNRLKSEMKAENDRFAREKKELSERIQEVESQLEWHRSERDDEIRKLTTDRKVFQDRLHDAETQLSQLKSRKRDELKKVVKEKNALAERLKGAEAARKRFDEELKRYATEKVTREEIRQSLEDEVRRLTQTVGQTEGEKREKEEQVARCEAYIDGMESKLQACQQYIHTLEASLQEEMSRHAPLYGAGLEALSMKELETLSRIHEEGLRQIHTLQQRKGSPAGSPLVSPHTLPHNHGLYPAAPPQMAVGVPPSLIPNGVGIHSNGHVNGAVGPWFNHS, encoded by the exons ATGAAGCACCAGCAGAGCAGCTCATCGTCACCGTCGCAGTCGTCTGAGGCGGTCCCGTCTtcttcgtcgtcgtcgtcgtccacTGTGACGACGGACCAATCACATCCCGCCACCTCGAACTCGGCATCCGCGGCGGAGAAGCCGCTGCCAATACCggaggcggcggcggaggaCCTTGCGGTGGGGTCGAGGGACGGCGGCGGGGCGCAGGAGACGGTGACGGTCGATCGGAGAGGGGAGTACTCGGCCGTGTGCAGATGGACGGTCCAGAATTTTCCGAGAATCAAAGCTAGGGCACTGTGGAGCAAGTACTTCGAGGTGGGAGGGTACGATTGCCGGTTGTTAATATACCCTAAGGGTGACTCACAGGCTCTGCCTGGGTACATCTCCATCTACCTCCAAATCATGGACCCGCGGGGCACCTCCTCCTCCAAATGGGACTGCTTCGCCAGCTACCGCCTCGCCATCGTCAACGTCGCCGACGATTCCAAGACCATTCACAGGGACAGCTGGCACCGCTTCTCCAGCAAGAAGAAATCACACGGTTGGTGCGATTTCACCCGCTCCTCTACTGTTTTTGATTCCAAGTTAGGTTATCTTTTCAATTCCGACTCCGTTTTGATCACCGCCGATATTTTGATATTGAATGAGTCCGTTAATTTCACGCGAGATAATAATAACGAGCTGCAGTCATCTGCCGGCTCCATGATGTCATCTTCCGTCGTGGCCAGCCCGGTCTCCGATGTGTTGAGTGGCAAGTTCACTTGGAAGGTGCATAACTTTAGCTTGTTTAAGGATATGATTAAGACTCAGAAGATAATGAGCCCGGTGTTCCCCGCCGGAGAGTGTAATTTGAGGATTAGTGTTTATCAGAGCACTGTGAATGctgtagagtatctatcaatgTGTTTGGAGAGCAAGGATACTGACAAGACGGTTGTGTTGTCCGATAGAAGTTGTTGGTGTTTGTTTCGAATGTCTGTGTTGAACCAGAAGCCGGGGTCTAATCACATTCACAGGGACTCGTATGGGAGGTTTGCTGCCGATAATAAGAGCGGGGATAATACCAGCTTGGGGTGGAATGATTATATGAAGATGTCAGATTTCGTCGGGCCAGAGTCAGGGTTTTTGGCTGATGATACCGCGGTGTTTAGTACCTCATTTCATGTGATAAAGGAGTTTAGTAGCTTTTCGAAGAATGGGGGATTGACTGCAGGGAGGAGTGGTAGTGGGGCGAGGAAGTTGGATGGACATATGGGGAAATTTACTTGGAGGATTGAAAATTTCACAAAGTTGAAGGATCTAttaaagaagaggaagataaCAGGTCTGTGCATCAAGAGCAGGAGGTTTCAGATTGGGAATCGGGACTGTCGGCTCATTGTTTATCCCCGAG GGCAGTCTCAGCCACCATGTCACCTTTCAGTCTTTCTTGAAGTTACAGATTCACGGAACACTGCCAGTGATTGGAGTTGTTTTGTGAGTCATCGCTTGTCTGTTGTGAACCAGAAGATGGAAGAGAAGTCTGTCACAAAGGAGTCTCAGAACCGCTACTCCAAAGCTGCAAAGGACTGGGGTTGGCGTGAATTTGTGACGCTTACTAGTCTCTTTGATCAAGATTCAGGGTTCCTTGTTCAGGACACTGTTGTATTCTCTGCAGAGGTCCTTATATTGAAAGAGACATCAATTATGCAGGATTTGATTGATCAGGATACCGAGTCCGCTACCCAGATTGACAAGAATGTAAAACGAAGCTCTTTTACATGGAAGGTGGAGAACTTCCTGTCTTTTAAGGAAATAATGGAGACCCGAAAAATCTTTAGCAAATTCTTTCAAGCTGGTGGATGTGAGCTTCGGATTG GGGTATATGAGTCCTTTGACACCATATGTATTTATTTGGAGAGTGATCAGTCAGTTGGCAGTGATCTGGACAAAAATTTCTGGGTGCGATATAGGATGGCTGTTGTGAATCAAAAGAACCCTGCCAAAACTGTGTGGAAGGAGTCTTCCATATGTACAAAGACTTGGAACAATTCTGTTTTGCAATTCATGAAGGTTTCAGATATGTTGGAGGCAGATGCAGGGTTTCTTGTCCGTGATACCGTTGTTTTTGTATGTGAAATATTGGACTGCTGTCCTTGGTTTGAGTTTTCAGACCTAGAG GTTTTTGCTTCCGAGGATGATCAGGATGCGTTGACAACAGATCCTGATGAACTTGTTGATTCTGAAGATAGTGAAGGAATAGGTGGTGACGAAGAAGATATCTTTAGAAACCTGCTTTCCAGAGCTGGATTTCACCTCACATATGGAGATAATCCGTCACAGCCACAGGTCACTTTACGAGAAAAGCTTCTGATGGATGCGGGTGCCATTGCTGGTTTCCTGACTGGACTCCGTGTTTATCTTGATGACCCTGCTAAAGTAAAGCGCCTGCTTCTTCCAACCAAGCTTTCTGGTAGCGGTGATGGAATGAAGGTCTTGAAGAATGATGAATCTTCTCCTAGTTTGATGAATTTACTAATGGGAGTCAAAGTGTTGCAGCAGGCTATTATTGATTTACTTTTGGACATTATGGTTGAGTGTTGCCAACCTACAGAAGGGAGTTGTAATGGTGATTTATCTGATGGAAGCTCAAAAACTCCAGATGGAAGTGGAGCTGCCAGTCTGCTGCAATCTGATAGAGAAAATGGAGCAACAGAATCTGTGCATTGTCCCGTGTATGAGCGATTGGATGCCAGTGTTGATGAAAGTACCAGTGCTTCGGCTGTTCAAAGTTCTGACATGCACGGGGTTGGTATCCCAGGAAAAACTCTTCCTGGGCAGCCAATTTGCCCCCCAGAAACATCTGCAGGGGCATCAGAAAATGTGTCCCTTCGTTCAAAG ACTAAGTGGCCAGAGCAATCTGAGGAGCTCTTAGGATTGATTGTAAACTCACTGAGAGCTTTGGATGGAGCTGTTCCACAAGGCTGTCCTGAACCAAGACGTAGGCCTCAGTCTGCACAAAAGATCGCTCTTGTACTGGATAAAGCTCCTAAGCATTTGCAGCCTGATCTGGTGTctttggtgcccaagttggttGAACATTCAGAGCATCCACTTGCTGCCTTTGCACTTATTGAACGATTGCAAAAGCCAGATGCAGAACTTGCATTGCGGACACCT GTTTTCGGTGCTCTGAGTCAACTGGACTGTGGCAGTGAAGTGTGGGAACGGGTTTTATCTCAATCTTTAGAGTTTTTGTCAGATTCAAACGATGAACCTCTTGCTGCAACCATAGATTTCATATTTAAAGCTGCATCCCAGTGCCAACACCTACCTGAAGCA GTCAGATCTGTTCGTGTCAGGCTAAAGAATTTGGGTGTTGATGTTTCTCCTTGTGTCCTTGAATTATTGAGTAGAACTGTAAATAGCTGGGGAGATGTTGCTGAAACCATACTTAGAGATATTGAttgtgatgatgattttggtgatAGTTGCTCGACTATGCATTCTGGGCTTTTCTTGTTTGGAGAACATGGGCCTTGTTCGGAACGGTTTCATTTGGTGGATGAGCAGGCTTTCCGGCCTTGTCACCATTTTTCTGATATTTACATCTTGATTGAGATGTTATCCATACCTTGTCTGGCTGTAGAAGCCTCTCAAACGTTTGAGAGAGCTGTAGCTCGTGGTGCTATTGTGGCTCATTCTGTGGCCATGGTTTTGGAAAGGCGCCTTGCTCAAAGATTGAACCTTGATGCCAGATTTGTTGCGGAAAGCTTTCAGCAGACAGATTTGGTAGTAGAGGGAGAAGCCAGTGAACAGCTGAGAGTCCAACAAGACGATTTTACTTCAGTTCTTGGTCTTGCTGAAACATTGGCCCTCTCTAGAGATCCTTGTGTTAAGGGATTTGTGAAGATGCTCTACACATTATTGTTCAAATGGTATGCTGACGAATCTTATCGAGGGAGAATTCTAAAGAGACTTGTTGATCGTGCCACTAGTACTACAGATAGTAGTCGTGAAATTGATCTAGATTTTGATATATTGGTGACACTAGCTTCTGAGGAGCAGGAAATTGTTAGACCAGTTTTGAGTATGATGCGGGAGGTTGCTGAACTTGCAAATGTCGATCGGGCTGCTCTTTGGCACCAGTTATGTGCTAGTGAAGATGAAATCATTCGCATGCGGGAAGAGAGGAAAGCAGAAACTGCTAACATGGCTAGAGAAAAAGCTGTTATATTGCAAAAACTGAGTGAATCCGAGGCCACTAACAATCGTCTTAAG TCTGAAATGAAGGCTGAGAATGACCGCTTTGCTCGAGAAAAGAAGGAGCTCTCGGAACGAATACAAGAAGTTGAGAGTCAGCTTGAGTGGCACCGCTCAGAGCGAGATGATGAAATTAGAAAGCTCACTACAGATAGGAAAGTGTTTCAGGATCGTCTTCATGATGCAGAGACACAACTGTCTCAATTGAAGTCCCGAAAACGTGATGAATTGAAG AAAGTTGTGAAGGAGAAAAATGCTCTAGCTGAAAGGTTGAAGGGTGCTGAAGCTGCACGTAAAAGATTTGATGAAGAACTTAAACGGTATGCCACAGAGAAGGTGACTCGAGAGGAAATTCGACAATCTCTGGAGGATGAAGTACGGAGACTGACACAAACAGTAGGACAAACAGAAGGAGAGAAACGAGAGAAGGAAGAGCAGGTTGCTCGGTGTGAAGCCTATATTGATGGGATGGAATCAAAACTGCAGGCCTGCCAG CAATATATTCATACCCTTGAGGCTTCACTTCAGGAAGAAATGTCCCGGCATGCTCCTCTGTATGGTGCTGGTTTGGAGGCATTATCAATGAAGGAGTTGGAGACACTGTCCCGTATCCATGAAGAAGGGCTCAGGCAGATCCACACCCTTCAGCAGCGTAAGGGTAGTCCAGCTGGCAGTCCCCTTGTAAGCCCGCACACGCTCCCACACAATCATGGGCTATATCCTGCCGCACCCCCCCAAATGGCCGTTGGAGTGCCTCCTTCACTCATTCCAAACGGTGTTGGGATTCACAGCAATGGGCATGTGAATGGTGCTGTTGGACCCTGGTTCAACCATTCTTAG